In Brachypodium distachyon strain Bd21 chromosome 2, Brachypodium_distachyon_v3.0, whole genome shotgun sequence, one genomic interval encodes:
- the LOC104582606 gene encoding uncharacterized protein LOC104582606, producing the protein MPWQLLQTGGDLLVGSRLGGFLRATISYRYADVVVGENDGSTMLHWGVEVVPSLVHTADRIDSLMQLQKHTKVQWKGEGSKIIRYVKADLDGVINEMAWSNIRLNSNSLVITMQMILQQDNDVLHAAICVRGGQYGQLTPLLVDLPTSNDRVDVVLLSPNTAVHLHLLYPEWRAESMAWPVPLPRLAVASSAEGPEGLSILDKMDKYLPDEVLYSIVLRLPTMSDIMHLAFTCKWFYRKLAAIGFARAYCHERQNSVRTLVAAVNCETVEIAATAPMEHVVVALDAILDRGRFRVLDTRFGQVLLYDETIGDMIIANPMNGDQIHLPTIEPPVLHTFLAAGLVQTKTGDRLVMALFARRTSSVLGTDCAWICSSHLCPGPARWMGHSQPVRFRLPQSRLQIRSPSILAEEHWHLLSFNDCILSISLDGEHALSRLALPFETRVDKVPAHLLAKIRDGSLALLVREDGVLTVWVYRFVKTPKNWECEQYKSYFVEDLALSSVAEENSLILNPHLIALNIETGDFSLPFQLPDEYDEGQVVNLKMPWPPRPILVATGP; encoded by the exons ATGCCGTGGCAGTTGCTTCAGACGGGTGGCGACCTCCTCGTCGGAAGTCGACTGGGCGGGTTCCTCCGCGCCACCATCAGTTACCGCTACGCCGATGTGGTTGTTGGGGAAAACGACGGGAGCACCATGCTCCATTGGGGCGTGGAGGTCGTACCCTCGCTTGTCCACACCGCAGATAGGATTGATTCG CTTATGCAACTCCAGAAGCACACCAAGGTGCAGTGGAAGGGTGAAGGGTCCAAGATTATACGTTACGTCAAAGCTGATCTAGATGGCGTCATCAATGAAATGGCTTGGTCTAACATCAGACTGAACTCAAACAGTCTAGTAATTACAATGCAAATGATCTTGCAACAGGATAATGATGTTCTACATGCAGCAATATGTGTTAGGGGAGGCCAGTATGGACAGCTCACACCACTCCTCGTGGACCTTCCTACAAGCAATGATCGTGTCGATGTAGTACTTCTTAGTCCCAACACCGCAG TGCACCTTCACCTACTGTACCCGGAGTGGCGTGCTGAATCGATGGCGTGGCCTGTACCGCTTCCTAGATTAGCAGTCGCTTCCTCCGCAGAAGGGCCAGAG GGTTTGAGCATTCTGGACAAAATGGATAAATATTTACCTGATGAAGTACTTTACTCCATAGTGCTGAGGCTTCCAACAATGTCTGATATAATGCACCTGGCATTTACCTGCAAGTGGTTTTACCGGAAGCTTGCAGCCATTGGTTTCGCAAGAGCTTACTGCCATGAAAGACAGAACTCAGTCCGGACACTTGTTGCAGCAGTTAATTGTGAAACAGTGGAAATAGCAGCCACCGCCCCCATGGAGCATGTTGTTGTCGCACTTGATGCGATTCTGGACAGAGGAAGGTTCCGTGTTCTGGATACAAGATTTGGACAAGTCCTGCTGTATGATGAAACAATTGGAGACATGATCATCGCTAACCCAATGAATGGTGATCAGATACATCTTCCAACCATAGAACCTCCTGTGCTGCACACATTTTTGGCTGCCGGACTAGTACAAACGAAAACAGGCGATCGGTTGGTAATGGCTTTGTTTGCCAGACGCACATCCTCTGTGCTGGGAACAGATTGTGCTTGGATATGCAGCTCACACCTCTGTCCCGGTCCTGCAAGGTGGATGGGGCATTCGCAGCCCGTCAGGTTCCGTCTCCCCCAGTCTAGATTGCAGATCCGCAGTCCTTCAATTCTTGCAGAGGAACATTGGCATCTCTTATCTTTTAATGATTGCATCCTATCTATCAGTCTAGATGGCGAGCATGCCCTGTCAAGGCTTGCACTTCCTTTTGAGACAAGGGTTGATAAAGTACCAGCGCATCTTCTTGCCAAGATCAGGGATGGGAGCCTTGCACTTCTTGTCCGTGAAGATGGCGTTCTTACAGTGTGGGTTTATAGGTTCGTGAAAACCCCTAAAAACTGGGAATGCGAGCAGTACAAGAGCTACTTTGTCGAAGATCTCGCACTATCGTCTGTAGCAGAAGAAAACAGTTTGATTTTGAACCCTCACTTGATCGCTTTGAACATTGAGACTGGGGACTTCAGCCTTCCATTCCAATTACCAGATGAGTATGACGAAGGACAAGTTGTGAACCTGAAGATGCCTTGGCCTCCTCGGCCTATATTGGTTGCCACTGGACCCTAA